The Primulina huaijiensis isolate GDHJ02 chromosome 17, ASM1229523v2, whole genome shotgun sequence genome window below encodes:
- the LOC140962668 gene encoding secreted RxLR effector protein 161-like, whose product MRRVLYASTVGILMYAMMCTRLDICYAVGIVSRFQSNPGLDHLIEVKNILKYLRRTRNYMLVYSGGDLKIDGYTDSDFQSDRDTPKSTSGSVFTLVGSAIVWRSIKQSSTADSIMEAEYIAASEAAKEAVWLKKFLSDLEVVPNVNNPLTLWCDNSGAVANSKEPRSHKRSKHIERKYHLIREIVQRVDASIIKIVLADNLADPFTKTLPAKVFERHMLNFGLREMSHTL is encoded by the coding sequence ATGAGACGCGTTCTCTATGCCTCTACAGTAGGCATCCTTATGTATGCAATGATGTGCACTAGGCTAGACATATGTTACGCTGTAGGGATAGTCAGTCGTTTTCAGTCAAATCCTGGTTTGGATCATTTGATAGAGGTTAAGAACATTCTCAAGTATCTTCGGAGaacgagaaattatatgctTGTATATTCGGGTGGAGACCTTAAAATAGATGGCTACACCGATTCAGATTTTCAATCAGATAGAGATACTCCAAAATCGACATCTGGATCAGTGTTTACTCTTGTTGGCAGTGCAATAGTCTGGAGAAGCATCAAGCAATCCAGCACAGCCGACTCGATCATGgaggccgaatacatagctGCTTCCGAAGCTGCTAAAGAGGCTGTATGGCTTAAGAAATTCCTATCTGATTTGGAAGTTGTTCCAAATGTGAATAATCCACTCACTTTGTGGTGTGACAACAGTGGTGCAGTGGCTAATTCGAAAGAACCTCGTAGTCACAAGAGATCGAAGCATATAGAAAGGAAATACCACTTGATCCGAGAGATAGTGCAAAGGGTTGACGCTTCTATTATCAAGATTGTGCTTGCTGACAACCTCGCCGATCCATTCACCAAGACACTACCTGCCAAAGTGTTTGAAAGGCATATGCTAAATTTTGGACTTAGAGAAATGTCTCACACGCTTTAG
- the LOC140963331 gene encoding F-box/LRR-repeat protein At3g26922-like, translating to MMNKSENGVVDEISELPDDVLVAIISRLTWREAIVTSILSTRWRHLYTYITRLSFSIRDPSEQSKDKYVQQLMEKEFPEHMKEIYDFLASNRGCSFLEEFKVHIPSLKGANIHRWLPLVLEKDVESIDIRMIYHSKAMSGYYSFPRRTLIKRKGGGLGSFQGLKSLRQLSLHSLHVEDRDVEIFVSNCTALEHLSIVGSYRLKKVSLVGHSKLKLLEISSSRNVVLIEVRDMINLVSLTCLKLQPKYSLQLNNVPKLVEFNSSDQFHLLGRVFLGILPSILDQLVRINVHSTDFEEVCTREPPIFLNLKDLKLQMKCMRGGRSDTYYQPLFWNCPNLQKLEIKFQWRGNEVFDDTFHKHVVKLTQVGFLGIEPRPHLKEVTLSGFIGCLPEISFSWFLMKEAVVLEKLIVELCDKTPEIRQKAEALAWEHIREITPPSVNLVII from the exons ATGATGAACAAAAGTGAGAATGGAGTGGTTGATGAGATCAGTGAATTGCCGGATGATGTTCTTGTGGCCATAATCTCTCGGTTGACATGGCGAGAAGCTATAGTCACCAGCATCCTGTCCACTCGTTGGCGACACCTCTACACTTACATCACTCGTCTCTCCTTCAGCATTCGAGATCCCTCCGAACAATCTAAAGACAAATATGTTCAACAACTAATGGAAAAGGAATTTCCTGAACACATGAAGGAGATTTATGATTTCTTGGCTTCAAACAGAGGCTGTAGTTTTTTGGAAGAATTCAAGGTGCATATACCCAGTCTGAAGGGAGCCAATATTCATAGGTGGCTGCCGTTGGTGCTGGAAAAAGACGTAGAAAGCATCGACATACGCATGATTTATCACTCCAAAGCCATGTCTGGCTATTACAGTTTTCCTCGTAGGACTTTGATTAAGAGAAAAGGTGGAGGCTTAGGGTCATTTCAGGGCCTCAAATCACTTAGGCAATTGTCTCTGCACTCCCTTCACGTGGAAGATCGAGATGTCGAGATTTTCGTTTCAAATTGTACTGCTCTCGAACACTTGTCCATCGTGGGTTCTTACAGGTTAAAAAAAGTGTCGTTGGTCGGACATTCGAAGTTGAAGCTCTTGGAGATTTCTTCCTCTAGGAATGTCGTGTTGATTGAGGTTCGCGACATGATCAACCTTGTTTCGTTGACTTGTCTTAAGTTGCAGCCTAAGTATTCACTGCAACTCAATAACGTCCCAAAGCTTGTTGAGTTTAACTCGTCGGATCAGTTTCACTTACTTGGCCGTGTCTTCCTTGGAATTTTGCCTTCTATTCTCGATCAATTAGTGCGCATCAATGTCCACTCAACCGACTTTGAG GAGGTCTGCACAAGAGAACCCCCCATATTCTTAAATCTAAAGGATCTCAAACTTCAAATGAAGTGTATGCGTGGTGGCAGAAGTGATACTTATTACCAACCTTTGTTTTGGAATTGTCCTAACTTGCAGAAACTTGAGATAAAA TTTCAGTGGAGGGGTAATGAAGTTTTCGATGATACATTTCATAAGCATGTTGTGAAGTTAACTCAAGTGGGATTTTTAGGGATAGAACCACGTCCCCATCTCAAAGAGGTGACTCTATCAGGGTTTATCGGATGTCTACCTGAAATTAGCTTTTCATGGTTTCTCATGAAAGAGGCTGTGGTGCTCGAAAAACTCATCGTCGAACTTTGTGACAAAACCCCTGAAATCCGACAAAAGGCTGAAGCTCTTGCGTGGGAGCATATTCGAGAAATCACGCCACCCTCGGTCAATCTTGTAATTATTTAG